From the Neoarius graeffei isolate fNeoGra1 chromosome 1, fNeoGra1.pri, whole genome shotgun sequence genome, one window contains:
- the LOC132883029 gene encoding zinc finger protein 239-like, with amino-acid sequence MMPTRDSSSHQKISRAPDTFTSSSEIKKDLHPCSVCGKSLISQRKLQIHQCIHAAEVPYQCSQCGKTFARANTLQVHQRIHTGEKPYHCSQCGKSFAQLSTLEQHQRIHTGEKPYHCSNCGKSFSQKSNLLTHQRIHTGEKPYHCLRCGKTFAYANTLQTHERIHTGEAPYQCSQCGKSFARATTLQIHQRSHTGEKSYHCSQCGKSFALLSTLQIHQRIHTGEKPYHCFNCGKSFSQKSNLRTHKRIHTGEKPYRCSQCGKSFAHLGTLQRHQRIHTGVRLYRCSDCGKSFSQSSLQRHRCIHTK; translated from the coding sequence ATGATGCCCACAAGAGACTCCAGTAGCCATCAAAAGATTTCCAGGGCACCTGATACTTTCACCAGTTCTTCAGAAATCAAGAAAGATCTTCACCCTTGCTCAGTTTGTGGGAAGAGTTTAATTTCCCAGAGGAAACTCCAAATCCACCAGTGCATTCATGCTGCAGAGGTGCCATATcaatgctcacagtgtggaaagacctTTGCTCGCGCAAATACTCTTCaagtacaccagcgcattcacacaggagagaagccgtatcactgttcacagtgtgggaagagcttTGCACAGTTGAGTACTCttgaacaacaccagcgcattcacactggagagaagccatatcattgCTCCAATTGTGGAAAGAGTTTCAGTCAAAAAAGTAATCTcctaacacaccagcgcattcacacgggagagaagccgtatcactgtttACGGTGTGGAAAGACCTTTGCTTATGCAAATACTCTTCAAACGCATGAGCGCATTCACACTGGAGAGGCACCATATCAAtgttcacagtgtggaaagagcttTGCTCGTGCAACTACTCTTCAGATACACCAGCgcagtcacacaggagagaagtcctatcactgttcacagtgtgggaagagcttTGCTCTGTTGAGTACTCTCCagatacaccagcgcattcacactggagagaagccatatcactgcttcaATTGTGGAAAGAGTTTCAGTCAAAAAAGTAATCTCCGAACACacaagcgcattcacacaggagagaagccgtatcgctgttcacagtgtgggaagagcttTGCTCACTTGGGTACTCTCCaaagacaccagcgcattcacactggaGTGAGGCTATATCGTTGCTCAGATTGTGGAAAGAGTTTCAGTCAAAGTTCTCTCCAAAGACACCGGTGCATTCACACAAAAtag